One genomic region from Thermoleptolyngbya sichuanensis A183 encodes:
- a CDS encoding amino acid ABC transporter ATP-binding protein, which yields MNDRLISPNATATPAIEFAQVEKRFGQLKVLRGISGHINPGEVVAVIGSSGCGKSTLLRCFNHLETINSGRLVVNGIDLSAGSVLSAADLRLLHAQVGMVFQQFNLFPHMTVLDNLTLAPRKVLGLSDKEARQTARILLEKVGLGEKAEVYPEMLSGGQKQRVAIARALCMKPKIMLFDEPTSALDPELVGEVLLTMQQLAEEGMTMVIVTHEMQFAREVADRVLFLNQGQVEEEGPARQVLDSPQSDRLRAFLSRMSFARV from the coding sequence ATGAACGACCGTCTGATTTCGCCCAACGCCACCGCCACGCCTGCGATTGAGTTTGCTCAGGTGGAAAAACGTTTTGGACAATTGAAGGTGCTGCGCGGCATCAGCGGCCATATCAACCCCGGCGAAGTCGTGGCGGTGATTGGCTCGTCGGGCTGCGGCAAAAGCACGCTGCTGCGGTGTTTTAACCATCTGGAAACGATCAACAGTGGGCGGCTGGTGGTGAACGGAATTGACCTGTCGGCGGGCAGTGTCCTCAGCGCAGCCGATCTGCGCCTGCTCCATGCCCAGGTGGGGATGGTGTTTCAGCAGTTCAACCTGTTTCCCCACATGACGGTGCTGGATAACCTGACGCTGGCTCCGCGCAAGGTGCTGGGCCTGTCTGATAAAGAGGCGCGGCAGACGGCGCGGATCTTGCTGGAAAAAGTGGGCCTGGGCGAAAAGGCCGAGGTCTATCCCGAAATGCTCTCTGGCGGGCAAAAGCAGCGCGTGGCGATCGCCCGTGCCCTCTGTATGAAGCCCAAGATCATGCTATTTGACGAACCGACCAGCGCCCTCGACCCAGAACTGGTGGGCGAAGTGCTGCTTACCATGCAGCAACTCGCCGAAGAGGGGATGACGATGGTGATTGTGACCCACGAGATGCAGTTTGCCCGCGAAGTGGCCGATCGCGTCTTGTTTCTCAACCAGGGCCAGGTCGAAGAAGAAGGCCCGGCGCGGCAGGTGCTAGATTCGCCCCAGAGCGATCGCCTGCGGGCGTTTCTCAGCCGGATGTCGTTTGCCCGCGTGTGA